From the Lathyrus oleraceus cultivar Zhongwan6 chromosome 3, CAAS_Psat_ZW6_1.0, whole genome shotgun sequence genome, the window cacaattgaacaaattaaaaatcaattaaaaatgaattaaattaaatactgttttgtcaaaaacctaaaacctcttcaaaacaccaaataaatggccaagagatttatcataggtccaacaaggtcaaaggaccttggagaaaaaaattcactatttttgaaaagccataagtatttttaaacaattaaaaacatgcacaaaaataattaaataattaaaaatattaatattgatccaaaaaataattttaattcagaaaatgaaagagaaaaatatttgaaattttttggtgaaagtcccgtattttttggaacaatattaaaatcaatatgaattaatgaaaataaggcaaataaaatgaaaattcagaaattaCAAAATACGTGAACCATTTGACCTCTCTCATTAATTTAGGTGGAAAATCGAATGGTCCaaagcgcgcgttccatgtggtcaTCAGTCAACTGCGCaacacgcgtggtaatcacaaccaacgctcaagattaaaacaaaatgaatggatCCTGTGGATGGGAAGATTGCCAACATATCGCCGGAGCCAGAGtttcggtcttcttctccggtggatctcaccagactggtccaccttcaaccaccaTCCAAACGAAAAAGaaagacatggatttaaataAAATATGCCCAGGaactcgaatctggcctcaattttgtctaactccaagtatatgaaaatatacagggagttgaattttgaggatcatgatctgagttgcttcgatttgacctcaaagcaactaatcttgttgcctacattggtaggacttcagacaaccaaaaatcaacaagaatagtggataaataagagagaatcgaagagtggaagtttctgaaaattcaccttcgagttgatccaatttgacttgatcttgatctggatttgattgctttctcctcctcttgcttgcaggaaccaaatgaactgaaaatggaagtgaatttttggagtttgaacttccaaacagatgGTGAAGTTCAAGCACGATTTCAAAGAAATCTCAGAAAATTCTATGGCAGTTAGGGTTTGTAGAGGTCTAGCAAAacttgggcaaggtgttgatgatgagTCTGAAGCCTTAATCTTGTTTAGATAGGCATTGTGTTTGATATTTACACCACTTGAAAATTTGACAAAAATAGTGATTCACTTGCATGGGTACATGGGAAATCATTTGGGCCTTGGGAGTGATGTGATCCAACTCCAAATCATGCACAAAGTCTACTGAGCTCATAATGTGCAAGCATACAAAAGCAAATGATCATTTTAAGTTCAAACTTGTCAAAACACTTCCCATAACGAAGCCATACGTAAgtccttcaattttaatccaaatgcGATGATCTTAGATgttttggaaaggtaagatcaaggggaacaacttaAATGTTtaacacgttttcatttgaagcttgtatcatgatgaattttgaggtgtaagtttgggaaatcaaacatatttgaaaattttctaagtcccaagtcaaatgttcacttcttccaccttgaataactttttcaatttacttcaaattagaaacgttccttcatgaaagttgtagttatttcaaacctattcaatttggtaaTAAATTTGACCCCATTTGGATTTGGCGTGAaggagttatggattttagaagttaaggaaaatcacatgttcaatggtattggtccaaaatgacctataatatttccttttggaacatgcatttgcaagttgaatttgaacttactcCAAACTCAAACAtttaagtagacatatttaattttatcatgcaatttgaatgactttcatctcataaaaattgagcaagttatggccttgggaagttgacctccaagCTAGGGTTTAGaccaaatgacctataatctttcaccataaaaaaatgactttacaagaaaacttagctctagacctcaatatgaaagttgtttgtaatgtcatttagagtaacgtttatcttggaatcattttcatatgaaaaatattgtagggatagggtctagggaaccccagttttgaccagttgatTTCCTCTGATCAACCAtcatgaaccatcttgctagcttgacattatcttgacttttgtGACTCATGGaggtcatatatgcataagatgatgaaatttaGAATATaccttaaaatatttgatcaattgctaaataaaattgttgaagaagtcagataagatacccagatgaattagggtttccaaggcaaacaaactccaaactcttgataatttcttgatcaaaataaaatgtgaagatcatggggatacatatatgatacttagagccaatgtagaccaattcttgattgagtttcttgcattgagggtctcaaaccctagatatgagcttgatagagcataggtgagcatgtacactacctacaaaagagttaaaccATACAAtaacatatttttggcattttggttagtaaataatgaaaaatgaagtatgatacaatcaaaagtgcttggtgatctctcccaatgcaaacccaatgaaagaggggtaaggaggataccaaggtgtgatcccaatgctaatgcttatgatgagaatagcatgagggatcttatggtcaaaattggggtcttacaattgataggaatcacactaaagtctatgaataagggtgaacactttgaatatttggggcctacgccccatacgcaaagtcactctagacgAGGATAGAAGAGACTATGTCTCGtcattccctattacttaaggctcTTTTCGCATGATACTCCTCTTAAATGAAAAGTTATTGGTCAAgaatcttcattgttgatccttGTATTGATGTTTCCTTGcatgaagaagacttggtagtttaatcgattcgtattatgctaaagtctatgaataagggtgaATGCTTTGAGTATTTTGGGcctacgccccatacgcaaagtcgctctagaagaggataggagagactccgtctcgtcattccctattacttaaggctcgtagtgcatgatacttctcttaactgacaagttgttggcgaagaatcttcattgttgatccttgtgttgatgttgattttgtatgaagaagacttggtatTTTAATCGATTCATATTGTtctaaagtctatgaataagggtgaacactttgaatatttggggcctacgccccatacgcaaaATCATTCTAGACAAGGATCGGAGAAACtctgtctcatcattccttattaaTTAAGACTCGTTTCATACAATTTGaatcgtatttaccaagtgttgacaCCATTGTTGTGCTTGAGAATGTAGTCCATTTTACTAGTTATGCTTGAAtgatgttgacttgaagtcttgatcttgcatttgaacctTAATGTTTTTATCTTCAGACAGCATATCCACAATAGCTTTAGCGTAATGAATTTTCCATATCGAGTCACCAAGGGTCTCTTGGTCACTTGAATTAGGCTAGGGGCTTGCTGCACGATTAtaaaggatttggttgaccaaagtgaCCTTTGGTCAACACGAATCAATGGGATTAGAATAATAGTTGAATTATATATAATAATAAATACTATTAAATTAATCGAAAAGATCAGACAATTTTAATTAAAACCCTAAACTATGGGAACATGCATTAAATAATAAATTTCTAATTAAAAGCCCTAAGCTAAGGGAGCATGTATAAGAAAATCAAGATTTTAGGCCCTAAGGACAAAATGGTCGTTATACATAAATTTGGTCAATTAGAGAAATATTGAATTAAATTTCTAATCATCAAAATCAATTAAATCTCACAAATCTAATTAATTCTATTTTCCTAAAATAAATTATAATTCTAAAAATCTAATTATAGTCTAAATAAACTATTATTCTACTTAAAATAAAAACTTATTTAACCAATTGTTTTTTAAAAATCAATTGAACTAAAATTCTAAAATCTATTAAGCTAATTGCTCTAATCAAATCCTATCCTTCTAATTAATCTACTCTTAATTGCTAATTCAAGAAACTAAACTAATTAATGTCTAACAACCTAATTAGTCTAATTAAATCATACTCCTCTAATTAATCTAATTAAATCCTACAATTCCCTAATCAACCTAAATAGGTCAACTAGGAAGTTGATTACTCCTAATTGGGCTTAATTATATTATCAAAACAAAAGGAAAACCAGTGGGGTACAAACCTGGATTAATGGTGTGTATAGAAAGTTTGGCCTTAAGCCCATAACGAGACTGTGACAAAACTTACGATTGGGCTCAATGCAGCAGGTCCACCGTGTTGGTCCCAGGAGGGGGTGTAGCGGATGAAACGGTAGTGTACAGTTCTGGAAGACTGCTTGGGCCTGAAGCCCAAACAAAATCAAGCCACAAACGGTTGGAGAATAAGGGTCCAAGAGCCAACGGTAATAACCCGAGAGTTTTGTAAGAACAAAACTGGTTCTACAATAAATTTCTaaagattttgatgataacaaaggatgaaaccaaaaatggcaccctaatgagattttttctaagtgtgcaggactctgaacattcaTACAGGACTCTGAACATTCATGCAGGACTCTGAACACTCACGGAGGATTAtgaccatacatcagatacaAACGTATGTCAGATATAAAGTATTAGATGATCAGACGCCGCTAAGAAAGGAATACGTCCAGGACGCTCTGATTCTGATCAAAGAGAGACAACAAAAAGTCAGAAGCTCCAACAGACTACTAGCTTtagactctgatacttaagaagaCTAGAACACTGAGAAGCTCTTATGAAGTCAGACGTAATCATCCTCTGAAGACTGACTCTGGTacatcaagactctgatgaagattcacaAGTCAAGAACGCATAACGGAAAGAAATCTcactatggaaaggaagtattttaagaaagaatttaagaggcggacaaaatggttatagaaagaaacaacagaagtaATAACATTAAATACTCATCAATGACCAAGATTCTATCATCACTCCAACAGTCCCTCtcaactactatataaaggactgaTTACTTCTCTAGAGAGACACATCTGAGATACACAGAAACATCATTCACACTCTGTTATTTTTCACGAGCTactgctcttacgtgaaaagtTTTTGCTCTAATACTTTTCTGTAATACTTGCTTGatgttagaagcactttacattacaacCCTTTTTGCTTAAAttattttcctcaagtgactctacgtagtctgtatacttgagagggctaagagattattctcttagatggttggttgtgtaatctttcaagattagtggattaagtccttttttgaaggcgaaatcaccttggtcaggtggactggagtagctttgattttcaagagaaccagtataaaattatgTGTATTCTTAATtctgaaaaagcttttatttccaaaacaattcaaacccgcatttcttgtttttctcaatcttcagttggtatcagagctttgGCTCTGTTGTTGATTTTCTAATCAAAACACTTAAaagtgtagagagatccagcgtgagaaaaactatggccaacaccaatgaaacAGATAGTTACAACAataaacctccaatctttgatggagagaaatttgattattggaaagacaaaATTGAAATTTTCTTTTtgggctacgacgctgatctctgggatattgtcacaattggctacacaccacctgtgacagacgttggagttgctattcccagaagcaaaatgtcagatgatcagaagcgtgaattcaagaactatcacaaagccagaacgatacttctcaatgccatttcctacaatgaatatgaaaaaatcaccaacagggaaacagctaaagaaatacttgactccctgaggatgactcacgaaggaaattctcaagtcaaagaaacaaaggctttggctctaatccaaaaatatgaatccttcaaaatggaggacgatgaagctgtagaggtaatgttttctagattccaaactttaATTGCGGGACTCAAAGTGGtagataaaggatatacaactgcggatcatgtcaaaaagatcgccagaagcttgccaaagaaatggagacctatggtcacagccttaaaactatcaaaggatctgaacaacatcagcctagaagaactcgtcagttcactcagaagtcacgggatagaactggaggaagatgagcctcaaaagaagattAAGTCTGTTGCACTAAAGTCCATATCAGAAAGACGCATATCAGATAGAAACAAAGCTTTCCAGGCTGAAAAAGAAGACaatgatgactctgaaaaggaagactctgacgatgaagaagaattatccaTTTTAACtagaagagtaaaacaactctggagaaaaaggaataataacttcagaaaaccaagacccaaaggagatcgatcagaatcaacttcaagaggtaaatctaacaaagatataacttgttatgaatgtaaggaaataggtcattacagaaacgaatgtcccaagttgaagaaagaaagctctagaagagaaaatttcaagaaaagttccttcagaaccagaaagggattgatggctacctgggattgcagtggatctgattcctcagAACCAGACTCTGTAAGCTGTCTACCGGTGGTAACTGCCACGATCCCATTATCCTTTCATTTTGTTCACATGGTGGGTGCCATGGTGGGGATGGCGGGCGCCATCTTTGTTGGCTCGTCCCCACTAAGGGTAGTTGGATGGCATCTTTGTCTTTTCCTAGCTTTTCAAAATCTCTATAAATAGGCGTCTCCATTTCACTCGAAAGGaatccaacttagtttacaacactaagcctAAAGTTGACCATTTTAAAAGCGATAATCCTTCACATCGTGGGGTTATCGAACTTGAGTTGTAGTTAGGTTGGAGCACTATACAAACAATCTTGTCGCCATTTTACTTTCCAGTCAAATTTTACTTTCCAGTTAAGTTTACTTTCTAGTGTACCAGATTAAAGTCTCCGATTTAGAGTAGGTTTCCTATTCAAGTTTATTTGCATTTACGTTTTTATTTATCTTGCATGCTTTACATTATTTACTTGTCTGTCTTGCTTTTACATACTTGCTTATTAACTTTGCACATTTTATTTGCCTGTTCTTTTAAACATGATTAATTTTGCTATGTTGATTTCTATTTCCATGTCTGGATAAATCTTTAAAGGTTAGGATGTAAGGATCTTTGTTAAGATGATACTCCATAATTTGTATCTATAGAAATTCTTTAAGGGCTGTTTTGGTTTTAACACAAGTTTTCAGTACTTATTTTGATCGGTGACTATGAAAGTAGAGCCGAGATATAGTTGGGTAAGATCGAAATGCGTCCAACTCTTAAATataaacttggttagttttaaaTGGTCAAAAGTAGCGAAAGCACTCTATCTGATTAATTAGGAATTTTTAACACTattagaaaatgattttgaaactattttcAGACGCGTTTGTAGGTTTAAAATCCGGATCCTTGAGTGAAAGCCATGGATCCCTTTTAAGTTAAACcttccaaatcaaaatcactttttaaACTATGTCAAAAATTaaatttcttaaaaataggtttactactttaacgCAACAAGCACCCTTCATAAGTGACAATGAAGGGCATTAATTAGAGAGTAAACTCTGTTCTGAATATGCGAAAGCGACAGTTCTTGTTAAATTGATTCTTCTcaaagtagaaaatattgccccataagtagttctacTTAGAAGCAATTGGAGTATTTCCTAACTAATGTGAATTACATCTGAGCCTGCATTTTTTATCTGAATTTATTTACTTCATTAATTCCTATTTCTATGTACGTGAATCTACTTATTTGATTTtccttagataaacaccgtaacaatagaAATCGATAGATTGACAATTTGGTCTCTGTGGGAACGATAATCTTTTTGTATTACTTTGACGTGTTCCATATACTTGGGGATAGTAAACACAACCATCAAGTTTTTGGTGTCGTTGCCGAGGACCAATTACGTCAAATTTTCGTACCCagttgttacaccgtctagactaaggcCCTGTTAGCCGGTAAATGCGAAAAACTCGTAGTATCGTAAGTTTAGAGGATCCAATAGCAGAACCAGAGTGATACGCTCGTGCACGTCGTTTGCTCCAAAGAATTAGGAGAGCAATGGCCGAAGATCAAAATCGAAGACCATTTAAGGAATTCGCCCAACCTTCTAACGAAGAACCCAATTCTAGTATAGTAAATCCGGTTATTCCTGCTAATAATTTCAAATTAAAACCCTCTTTATTACAACTATTACAACAAAACCAATCCGCGGGTCTCGTTATAGAGAACCCAAATCAgcatttaaaagtttttatccaatTAGCTGATACGTTCAAGACCAATGGTGCTTCGCCTGAGGCAATTCGTCTAAGACTATTACCGTTCTCCCTCAGAGATAGAGCACGGTCttggttagattcccttccagCTAACTCGATAACTACTTGGGAAGGCCTCAGGAGAGTTTTCCTTGCAAGATATTTCCCCCCGAGTAAGACCGCTGTCcttcgaaaccaaataaccaGATTCACTCAAAATCAGGGTGAATCAGTTTTTGAAGCTTGGGAAAGATATAAAGAACTACTAAGAGCttgtccacaccatggcctagaacatTGGTTGATTATTCACACCTTTTATAATGGTCTTCACTATAACACAAATATGTCCATCGACACTGTCGTCGGTGttgctctgatgaacaaaccttaccccGACGCTTGCGCTCTCATCGAAGATATGGCACAAAAACATTACCAATGGGAGTCGGAACGAGCATCAGTGGAGAAATGGGAGACCAAAGGAGGAATACATGAGATAAATTGTATGGACATGATGAAAGCtaaaatggacgctttagccctgAAGCTAAAATTGTTGCAAATCCTACAGCTGCAGTAGCTGTGGATTGTGAAATCTGTGGAACCAAAGGACATCTTGCACTAGAATGCAATCTGTTAACTGAATCAAACTCATACCAGGTCAATTATGCCCAAGGAAACCCGTTTTCGAACActtataaccctggatggaggaatcaccccAACTTATCttataaaaacaataaccctattcaaagCTCTACACCTCAAAGACCATCAAGTTTTCAAGCTCAAAAACTAATCCAACCTATGCAGGTCGCTCCTCAAAAGCCAAACCTTAAGAAAATCACGGAGAACTTCATTTTGGCCGAAACTCAGCAAAACAAAGAGTTCCTAAACCAAGATATTCATATAAATGAACTGATCAAACAATTAGGAACTAAGGTTGATTCAATAACCACTCgcaataagatgcttgaaacccaaaTATCACAAATAGCACAATAACAAGCCCCTCATGCCACACCTGGAGGGAAATTTCTTGGACAACCTCAACCCAACCCCGAGGGCAAGCTAATGTTgttaccctacgaagtgggacCACTTATGACGAACCTGTAAAACCAACCTTGAGTGGATCTGAGGCTTCTAAGAAAAACATTATGTCTACAGATGAAGTAGAGGAACTAGAGGGACAAAAAGATCAGGAAGTGAAAGATAAGGGAGAAGATAAAGATAAAGTTTATGTTCCACCCTCTCCTTATAAACCACCAATtccatatccgcaaagacttaaacagACCAAAATTGATAACCAATTTAAAAAGTTTATAAAGGTGGTCGAGAAACTCCACGTAGAAATCCCATTCACTAAAGCCATCACCCAGATACCATCTTATGCTAAATTCCTTAAAGACATCTTGACCAACAAACGTAGGCTTGATGATCCCAAACCTTTAGAGTGCAACTTCATTGTTGAGAATAAACatgctaagaaggagaaagatcCCGGAAGCTTTTCCATACCTTGTATTTTAAGGAATCATGTTATAGAAAAAGCATTCCTAGACTTGGGAGCAAGCGTaagcttaatgcctttagcagttttTAAAAGGTTAAACCTAGGAGAATTGCAACCGACTAAGATGTCccttcaattagccgatagattTGTAAAATATCCAATAGGTATATTAGAAGACATTCTAGTTAGAATCGGccaactttatatcccaacagatTTCGTGGTAATGGACATTAAAGAAGACGGTGAAATCCTAATCCTCCTTGGTAGACCTTTCTTATCAACAGCGGGAGCCGTAATAAATGTGAAAAGAGGACAATTAACTTTTGAAGTAGGTGATGAAAAGATAGAATTTATAATTTCCAAATTCCTAACGGCACCAGTCATAGAAGATTCATGTTATGCCATCAATATCATTGATGAAGGCATAAGGGAGCTAGATCAAGAAGGACCTCCCGAGACAATGAAATTTCCCTCGACTCCCAAAAGAGAAGACGACGGATTTAGAATGGAGCCTTACATGGATGACAACCTTTATGAATGCTCAACACTTACCCCGAACCATATACCATGTCCTAAGAAACCATCTatagaacttaaggaactacccaagaaTCTAAGCTATGAGTTTTTAGATGAAGAACTAAATCTCCCCGTTATAGTGAGCGCCACCTTGAATGAAGATGAAACGAATCAACTTTTAGATATCTTGCGAAAGTATCCCTCAGCTTTAGGATATAACATATCTGATCTCAAAGGGATAAGCCCATCTGTGTGCATGCACCGGATCTTACTGAAGGAAGAATCtaaaccttccagagaacatcaaCAAAGGCTAAACCCTATAATGAGCGATATGATTAAGAAAGAAGTACTAAAACTACTAGAGACTGGTATAATTTATAAAATTTCAGATAGTAAGTGGGTAAGCCTTGTATATGTAGTACCTAAAAAATGAGGTGCCACAGTTGTGGAAAATGAGAAAGGCGAGCATGTAGCTAAGCGTGTGGAAAATGGTTGACGTATGTGCATCAATTACAGAAAACTAAATAAGGTAACtaggaaagatcatttccctctCATATTCATACATCAAATGCTTGAACGTCTAGctagacactcttacttttgctatttagatggatactcgggatttttccaaattcctattcaCCCCGAAGACCAAGAGAAAACAATCTTTACATTCCCTTACGGAACATTTGCCTATagacgaatgccatttggactTTGCACTGCCCCAACTACCttccaacgttgtatgatgtAAATCTTCGCAAACTTCCTCGATGAGATTATGGAACTttttatggacgatttctcggtaTGCGGATTCAGTTTTGAAAATTGTCTAGCTAACCTTGAGAAAATTCTAGAAAGATGTGTGGAAGCAAATCTTGTGCTAGACTAGGAAAAATGTCCCTTTATGGTTACCGAAGGAATAGTATTAGAACACATAGTCTCTGAaaaaggaattgaggttgataAAGCCAAAATAGAGGTTATAGAAAACCTCAAACCACCTAAGACCATTAAggaagtccgaagctttcttggacacgcaggtttctaccgacgctttatGAAAGACTTCTCTAGAATAACCAAACCTCCGACTAGCCTTCTAATGAAAGATGTCCAGTTTATTTTCAAAGAAAAATGTATTAAAGCATTCAACCTTTTGAAATAAGCACTGATTTCTGCACCTATTATGCAACCTCCAGATTGGAACCAACctttcgaaatcatgtgtgatgctagcgattacGCTGTTGGTGCTGTTCTAGGGAAAAGAAAAGACAAGAAATTACATGTAATTTACTATACCAGTAGAATCTTGGATGCCgcccaacttaactatgcaacaaccgagaaagaactcctcGCTGTAGTTTTTGCTATTGATAAATTTCGATCTTATCTGGTCGGAGCTAAAATTATAGTTTATACAGATCATGAAGCTAGTCGATACCTGTTAAGAAAGAAGAACACTAAACCAAGGTTACTTCGATGGGTCCTTTTACTGCAAGAGTTAGACTTGGATATTTGAGACAAGAAGAGCACGAAAAATGTAGTTGCTGACCACCTTTCTAGGCTTGAATATTTTAAACCAGACCTAATGCCTATAAATGAAGATTTTACCTATGATAGACTTATGGATAAAATCAAAACCATTCAGGATGATAACTCTGACTTTTCAACGGATTGGAACATTGAAACAACTCTAGCAGTGACCAACATACCTTGGTACACtgactttgttaattacctagctgctgatatcaTACCCCCGACCTTAactaccaacaaaagaagaaattaTTTAATGATGTAATACATTTTTAATGGAACTAACCACTTCTTTTCAAAAGAGGGACATACGGCATTTTTTGTCGCTGTGTCCCTGAAGAAGAAGTAGAAAACATCATAAAACATCATCACTCCacaccttatggtggacatgcggGCACATATA encodes:
- the LOC127131686 gene encoding uncharacterized protein LOC127131686, whose product is MSTDEVEELEGQKDQEVKDKGEDKDKVYVPPSPYKPPIPYPQRLKQTKIDNQFKKFIKVVEKLHVEIPFTKAITQIPSYAKFLKDILTNKRRLDDPKPLECNFIVENKHAKKEKDPGSFSIPCILRNHVIEKAFLDLGASVSLMPLAVFKRLNLGELQPTKMSLQLADRFVKYPIGILEDILVRIGQLYIPTDFVVMDIKEDGEILILLGRPFLSTAGAVINVKRGQLTFEVGDEKIEFIISKFLTAPVIEDSCYAINIIDEGIRELDQEGPPETMKFPSTPKREDDGFRMEPYMDDNLYECSTLTPNHIPCPKKPSIELKELPKNLSYEFLDEELNLPVIVSATLNEDETNQLLDILRKYPSALGYNISDLKGISPSVCMHRILLKEESKPSREHQQRLNPIMSDMIKKEVLKLLETGIIYKISDSKWVSLVYVVPKK